In the Candidatus Delongbacteria bacterium genome, GGCGAAGAGTCGCACCGGCCCGCCCGCGTGGATCTGTTCCCAGGCCTTCAGCACCATCGAGCGCATGCTCTCCTTGTGATACTCGTTGGGCCCGAAGACATTGAAGAACTTGAACCCCACGGCCGTCTCGAGCAGCCCTTCATCGCGCAGCCAGCGATCGGCGAGCTGCTTGGACCAGCCATATCCATTGAGAGGAGCCAGCCGGTCGATGCCTCCGGGGTCGTCGGCATAACCCAGGGCGCCATCTCCGTAGGTGGCCGCGCTGGAGGCGTAGATCAAGCGGATTTTCTGCTGGGCGCAGATCCGGGCCAGGTCGCGGGTGAGGAGAGCGTTGTTGCCCATCAGGTAGTCCGCATCGCGCTCGGTCGTGCTGCTGCAGGCCCCCATGTGAAACACCACCTCGCAGTCCTCGGGCAACCCCCACTCCAGCGACTCGGCGAACTCCTGCTTGCCCTGGAACTCGGCGAAGGCCAGCGGCGCCAGATTGCGCCATTTCTCCCCCGTGCCCAGGCGGTCCACGACCAGAATGTCCCGGCGATCGAGCTGGTTCAGTCTCCAGATCAGGGCGCTGCCAATGAAGCCAGCTCCGCCGGTCACGATGATCATGGGGTTCCTCCGGATCAGGGTCCGTGGATCAGCCGCTGGCAGCTGGTCCGGCCTGCTTGACAGAGTGACAGAATTCTCCCGCGGGGTACCGCACCGAGGACGCGGGGATCGCGGACGCGTGACCCGGGACGATTGCGCTCGATTCGAGCTGAATCCGCTTCCAAAGCCACTGGAAAATCGCCGGAGAGTATAGCAATTGCCATGACGCAAGCTTGATCCCGGTCAGTTTCAGGGCTGGCATGGGGCTTGCTTCAGCAGGACTGGTGCCACCCGCGCGGAGTCCCGCGGGTCCAGTGGTTGAC is a window encoding:
- the rfaD gene encoding ADP-glyceromanno-heptose 6-epimerase, encoding MIIVTGGAGFIGSALIWRLNQLDRRDILVVDRLGTGEKWRNLAPLAFAEFQGKQEFAESLEWGLPEDCEVVFHMGACSSTTERDADYLMGNNALLTRDLARICAQQKIRLIYASSAATYGDGALGYADDPGGIDRLAPLNGYGWSKQLADRWLRDEGLLETAVGFKFFNVFGPNEYHKESMRSMVLKAWEQIHAGGPVRLFANHRDGFANGDESRDFVYVKDVVETMLAAWRMPEVHGLFNLGTGMARRFEDLALAVFQALGREPKIDWVPMPTELRGQYQYHTCAEMSRSTAIGLPLPATGLEEAVRDYVCNYLENGCARLGASGTDSLS